A region of the Anolis sagrei isolate rAnoSag1 chromosome 4, rAnoSag1.mat, whole genome shotgun sequence genome:
TCAGGTGTTCTAATGGTATTCCAGAAAACACAAATCCAATGCATGTCCAGATCTCTCTGCTCAATTCAGGAAGGACTAAGAGTGAGCAGTTCCATACATCTGCATACATGTAGATTTCATAATTTCCGGTGAACTTCAGAATATGGCTTCCAGTTGCAGTCTGCAAAAGAATTTACCATGAAGTTCTACTGAACTAAGCAATAGTTACTCATAAGTTAACATGTACAGTAGGATGCTCTATTAATTTCTGTACTTTTTATTAGCATTTCAAAATTGTTTATCCCTTGCAGTCTTCACATCTTGCTAACCAGCAGTTATTACTTTAATACCGAGTATCAATAAGACTGATAAAATAATCGtttgtagagtctcacttatccaacataaaaaagccagcagaaagttggataagtgaaaatgttggataataaggagggattaaggaaaagtctattaaacatcaaattacattatggttttacatattaagcaccaaaacaacatgtttgaaatccaaaacacctggaagatcagaGTTGGGAACACAATGATATAAACTTCTCTAGAATCTCATAATGAGCATGGAGAAATGGCAACACTGGAAAACCAGTCTGCTAAACATTGATATTGGTCAACTGTCTCCagttgttgggagggcttggcttGTGCCTTCTAGCCTAGcaaaatggggctggactggatagacTCTTAAGGGAGGGGGTCTCTTGTGTTTCTTGCACCAAGAGCAGAGAGGAGAGCCATCAcgtttcctttttccctcccatccctctttttcttttgattcacccccctcccctccattccCTTTGGAGAtgcactttcctcctccttctcctcccagttTTTGTGACAGGAAAGAAAGCCACCCGCTCTCATGAGCACATATCAAAGGATGCAATGTTTCCAGTCAGCCACATGATGATATCAGATAATACAGAGTGTCAGAAGAGTGGAGCTAGGATAACCAGGGCTCTACTGTATTTAATAACATGTGACTCCTTGTGACGCAGAGGGTTAAACTACTGAGATctggaacttgctgaccgaaaggttggtggtttgaatccagggagtggggtgagctcctgctgttagccccagcttttgccaacctagcagtttaaaaacatgcaaatgtgagtagattaataggtaccatcttggtgggaaggtaacagcactccatgcagtcatgctggccacatgaccttggagttgtctacggataacgctggctcttcggcttagaaatgaagatgagcaccaccccccagagttggacacaactagacttgatgtcaaggtaAACTTCTACCTTTTATTTAATAACACAAATTATTCCAGGGCTTCAagaaaacaacatttatttataaaaaatacAACAAGATCAGTTTATGATGAGAAATGTGGCAATAAATACAATTCAAAGAAAAGGCAATTCTACATGGATACATTATGGCACAGAAAATAAAAGTCAATGCACCATCAAAACATGGAGACTTCTGTGGGCTCAGGAATTTATGCAAGCTCCCTTTTAAGTaagacagctttttaaaaaatgggtttgGTCAATTTATATATTGGAATGAAACACACACGATCACAAATGCACATTTATTATGTCTACTTTGACATTAGAAGTTAGCAAGCAAGTACTTATGAAATAACCAACAAAAATTATCTTTATGTAATAAGCCACAAACTCAGTTTTGGTGGCACTGTCCATAATTATTACCAATATGAACAAAAAGTTTTTACAGTCTTCCATGGGATggagctgtaaataaaataagttcttaagaaaagaaaaagtttggTATGGTATGTTAAAATGGCTACTTCAGAAGAGGATTGTAAAAAAATgcatagtttattattattattattaaaagactTGGCTGCTTGAGAGAACTCCCCTTTCACAGTATTCCTTTTTACTTCATATGCAGTTATTGGTTATGCTGTACAGTGAAACCGTTACAGCACTAAAGGCAACTAGAGAAGGAAAAgagcagagaaaggaaaaaggaatgttATGTAAGGCAATATTTCCTTAGGTATATGAAGCATAATGTGTAGAGAAGATGGGTAACAATTCCACAAGGCTAGTTTCGTTTTTtactgaataaaataataaactaatACTGAGCATTGGAGGAGGCAAATCTAATAATCAATGCCATGGTCACTGTACTGACCATGGTAATCTCTCTGGTAATCTCTCTGATAGTCATCTTGGTATTCGCTGTGGTACTCATCGGGATATTCTGCCTGATAATCACTATCACTGATTTCTGAGCCATTTGTTCCTGTTCCTTGGCTCCCATTATGAATGACCGGTTCTGTTGGTGCAGCACAATATTTCGGGTCATATACCTGCCGTCCAAGGCCATACACACTCATCCCCTTCTGGGAAGCTACTTTGTTGGTGCCCATTTGTAGAGAAATTGTAGTGTTGTCCATAGGTTGTAATGTAACTTTCTGGTCATAAATGTCTCGCCGTGTTCCTGGTGCAGGCATTCCCGCCTAAAAacaaagatttattttaaaatggtatGACCAAAACAACAATTTTCAGGAGTGGGTAATAATTACGGACAAAGAATAGTAGTACcgtacgaccccccccccccatatccacaggTGATACCTTCCTGAAATTTGAGTGGAGGTATGAAATGGGATAATTGTGAACTCttattattttgggttgttgtaggtttttcgggttgtatgaccatgttctagaagcattctctcctgacgtttcgcctgcatctgtggcaggcatcttcagtttttccaatttttgtgtgtcttggaacCGTTTCTCCCAGTAgatatgttcaatgtattgtcgaaggctttcatggccggaatcattgggttgctgtaggttttttgggctgtatggccatgttctagaagcattctctcctgacgtttcgcctgcatctgtggcaggcatcacagtacattgaacatctctacagggagaaactgtagccaccctgagtccctatcgaggagatggtggtggggtataaataaagttgattattattataaagtttattattggcTCTGCAGATATGGGATTGTACTGTAGTAAAATACATGTGATTTAAAACTGGTGAGACTCTGCCGCTCAGCCTTGCTGCATTCAAGCGACTTGATAAGACATGTCCAGATTCCCATTGGACTCTGCATTATCGGTAAAGGTTAGTAAAaactaaataaaatgtatttcatcatataataataactttttcctgttttttgcTGGAAAAAAGGGGTGTGCGACTTAtgctataaaataaaacaaaactggtGCCTTTTGTTTGCGGGATTccaggcatttttttaaaacctgtcCTACCCCTTGAAGTAAAGAGGAGAAGGGAGATTTCCATGTTTGCTTCAACTGTctttgagggggaaagggagtttCTCAGTTTTGTAAACATCTGCGACGATTAAGTAAGGAATGGGGGGAAAAACATTTTGGTATCCCCAAAATGgtagtgcaactattatgtggtgTCGACTATTACGTGGTGAAATATGATGCCAAGTATCACTGCAGGAAGGTGCTTTACCCTCTTGTAAGCACTTGATGTTCCTGACAGgcccttttctaaaaaaaaagcTTGGTTAACACTTTCCAGGGGTGGTGCCTTTTCATCCATATGTCTCCATGTGTTTGGATGTTCCAATACAAGGGAGCAAAGGCACCTTTAAGTAGCAACATCAAACCAACATGGCTTCCTTTCTGGGGAGCAACTTGCCAGGAAATGAGCAATGGTTCTAATGAAAGAAGATCCCATTTCATTGTCTATAGTAGTGAaagttaacaaagtagatgtgCTCCTGGGTGTTATATCTTTAACACAAAAttagtaccagaggcagaaataacaagaAAGGAATAGGAATAGGTTCCTGTACCATAAAAAAGAAGTGGAGTTTAATTTGTTTCAGGAAACTTTGTACTCAGAACTAACAATATGCAGACATGAAATGAAACAGCCAAATTCGGTAAGCCTTACGGAAGTAAATGCAGATTAAGCTGAATAACTAGCCAtagtgtatttaaaaaaatcaatagacCTATGAGTTGGACCACCATAATTGTAAATCATAAAAGTGGAGGGTGGTTAAAAAAATCCCTGGATGGATTTAAGAGTAAGTATTCAGGTAGTCACTAGAAGGTTTGAAACATTGTTTTCCCATTTTCTTGCTGTTTTACTATTCATCCAGGCTCAGTAAGTGACTTTGGAGGTTGCAGCTCTTTTCCTTCCCTGACAGAGGCTGACACACAGCTTCAGTAGGATCAGCTGGAGGAGTCTCCCACGTTTTCCCAgctcaagctttattgcattgCTTCCTACAAGAAAGCTAGCTTTTTCATTGGGTTCcaaggtcagagaagcagattgcaaaaaagaacagcctgcctcaggggagcctGCTTGCTccttcaatgtttaacatttacacaaatgaccagccactgtcagaagggacggagtttcatctatgcttacGATCGTgacatcaccgctcaagcagggagctttgaaatggttgggcAGAAGCTCTCTTAAGCTCTAAGTGCTTTTACTGTTTATTATAGGGAAAACCTTCTGATTCCTAATCCAGCTAAAATGCAGATATgtacttttcatcttaagaacatacaagcatctcaagctctgaggattaactgagaaggaatcccatggTAGCATTGCAGGACACCTaaatatctgggagttactcTGTACTGTTCACTGACTTACAAAAAGCTCTGCTTGATTatcaaggaaaaagtgggtgctataagtagcatcatatgaaagcttactagcacaaccttgggatcacaaccagacacagtgaagacatctgcccttgcactttgctactctgctgaatacgcatgcttGTTGTGGAATAATCTcgccatgttaaaacagtggatgtggctcatgccgcattatcacaggatgtcaacACCCTACagtgctggagaaattatactgtttagctggtattgcaccacctgatatccattaGGAagaagcagccagtaatgaaaggactgaggcattgacatctctagtccatcctctgtttagatatcagccagcatggcaacgtcttaaatcaagaaatagcttcctaaagatctatagagatactcgcaggaacatctcagcaagtgagaatccaaaagtggcaggctaaaaccaagaacctcaatcaatgactgatactggatgagaaactccctcctgggcacacagaaggctgggcaacttggaagacactgaacagaatgcactctggtaccacgagatacagagccaatcttaagaaatgtggctataaagtggagtccacaacatgcaaatgtggagaagagcaaaccatagaccacctactacaatgcagtctaagccccgccacatgcacaatgagggACTTTCTTACAGCGACACCTGAACCACTTGAAGTGgcaagcttctggtcaaaggaaatctagtgtaatgccaagttttaaactttgtgtttttttatatacattataactatattttcaattcgcttctgacacaataaacaaatgcaaaaaagCTAATGCCTTCAGCACCAAAAGATGCATTTCTTCTATCCACCAGCTTCCCAATGCTGATTTTGCTAAAAATTATAGCTAGGCAGAGAacaaggaaaaaaggatgaccggGCAGGTATAAAAGACTGTAATaaggagcttctttgtcagaggctttcttAACTGAGACATGTCTGTATATACAAGAACTGGGAACACCTATCCTGCTATGGTTCCTTTGGCcattctgaattttaaaagtCAGGTAGCTGCCAGAAAGGCAGAAGTTTTCAGAGTATCCTGACCTCCAGGATCCCACCAAGAATGAAACTGATTGGCCTAACAGAGATTTGATCTGACCTCTTGCTGGTGAGCCAGTCTTTCAGTCTCCCTCATAATGTCTTTAATACTGAAACAAATCTGAATACAATGTAGGAGAGTAGAAATCTTGCTTACCTGGCTGGCCCCTTTATTGGTCCCCATTTGCAGACTAATTGTTGTCTGATCAAATGGCTTATCAGTTTGCATCTTTGGATCATAAAGATGCCTCCGAGTTCCATAGGCTGTCATGCCTGCCTGGCTGGCACATTTGTTGGTTCCCATCTACagacagaaaagaaggaaaaatatcCCCAAAATGTTCACTTCACATTCATTACAGGATGGGATCTAAAAATGACTAGAACAGCTAGTCACtgtcctaaatccaattgctaattGCAACTAGAAAAGACCAGTTGACTCTGTTGCTGAATTTTATATCAACTAACATCAATCTCACTGACCCTATGGGTAAACTTTATGTGGGCAGGAgtccccagtggggcaatgggttaacccttttgccagaaggactgaagaccaacaggtcagaggtttgaatccgaggagagcatggatgacctcccgctcagctccagctccccatgcggggacatgacaaaagcctcccataaggatggtaaaacatcaaaaacatcccgttgtcccctgggcaacgtccttgcagacggccaattctctcagaccagaagtgacttgaattttttcaagtcactcctgacacacacacatacacaaaagccTTTATATGGGACGAGAAGTTGGGTTTAGGCCAATAACTAGTTATTGTATAACTAGTTATTGCTGATGTTAGATCTTCAAGTTCATGCCATTCTTGACTTGAAAATATGTCACTTTTTGTTCTTCAGTAAAGAATGTTAACAATCGTCCAAATATGCTGGAAAGCTCCCATTCCTAAGACGAATCTTGCAAATGTTTTTGAATTAGCACAAGTCGTTGTCTGATAGATCTTAAGCATTTCTCCAGAAAACCGTTTCAGTGAACTTTATTCCTTACCTGCAAGCCAATCACACTTTGCCCAGCTTTAAGTTTTCCAACATCAAAACTTCTTGCTTGTTTTTCTGCATATTTTACACCAATATCAATAGTAGTGTGAAAACCTTTGGTTTTTGCCTAGGGAGAATATAAAAATGGCATTCAGTATTTCTAGCACATATTTAAGAACATTgtggcagaaatatatccacTTCTTCCTTAAGCTGTCTGGGTTATCCTTGATTTAATAACTTTGTGCCcaaactgttttgtttttaaaatagtgaatGAACCCTGGTTTCACAACTATGTATTTGGCAACAGAGGTGAAAGGTAGGTGATATCCCACAACTCTGGTACAGAATAGATTTATGTTTGAATGTCAACAACTCCACATTATGTCAGATTCAACCATATCTGTACACTTCATAGTGAAGGAGCCCCTTTTGGATG
Encoded here:
- the CNN3 gene encoding calponin-3; the protein is MTHFNKGPSYGLSAEVKNKIALKYDPQVEEDLRNWIEEVTGMSIGANFQLGLKDGIILCELINKLQPGSVKKINQSKLNWHQLENIGNFIKAIQNYGMKPHDIFEANDLFENGNMTQVQTSLVALAGLAKTKGFHTTIDIGVKYAEKQARSFDVGKLKAGQSVIGLQMGTNKCASQAGMTAYGTRRHLYDPKMQTDKPFDQTTISLQMGTNKGASQAGMPAPGTRRDIYDQKVTLQPMDNTTISLQMGTNKVASQKGMSVYGLGRQVYDPKYCAAPTEPVIHNGSQGTGTNGSEISDSDYQAEYPDEYHSEYQDDYQRDYQRDYHGQYSDHGIDY